From the Hymenobacter yonginensis genome, one window contains:
- a CDS encoding site-specific integrase, which yields MVTQFTLRTDKKDKAGRCPVHLLCYFDGARLKCSTGEKCKPADWNADRQEFRRSYPLAEEANDLLQLMAGNVLKWWRGVRAAGQAPTVAGLKAALRPEREPANEARTRPVAVWYEEYRQSMRARGYSGETLRQHVVARNWFTGYEQWSGQLLDPASYNLAQHDALLGYLREVRKLAPNTLYTAVKDLKSFLRFLRDERGVAVGIELRKLVAKPADSPKLYLSAADLQALGAAMLPANLVATRDVFLFCCYTGLRYSDVVALHAGNVQEWSGGRVLRLVQSKTRAGVSIYLTAAAAAILDKYADPERLRLLPVHPNQVMNKYLKRVAKLAGLTAAADLVSTGDGGIVRAAVPKCELVTMHTARHTFATQSLLRGMPVEVLQKVLGHKKIQTTLIYAKIVEDFQHHTMRRIWEGQGATDNAGALDSQICAVEPSAA from the coding sequence ATGGTTACCCAATTCACGCTTCGCACCGACAAGAAAGACAAAGCGGGAAGATGCCCGGTGCATCTGCTCTGTTACTTCGACGGGGCCCGCCTGAAATGTTCCACTGGTGAGAAATGCAAGCCAGCCGACTGGAACGCAGACCGACAGGAATTCAGACGCTCTTACCCGCTGGCCGAGGAAGCCAATGACCTGCTGCAGCTGATGGCGGGCAACGTGCTGAAATGGTGGCGCGGGGTGCGGGCAGCCGGACAGGCACCCACGGTGGCGGGGCTGAAAGCGGCGCTCCGGCCGGAGCGCGAGCCGGCCAATGAAGCCCGAACGCGGCCGGTGGCGGTGTGGTACGAGGAATACCGGCAGTCGATGCGGGCGCGGGGGTACTCGGGGGAAACGCTGCGGCAGCATGTGGTGGCCCGCAACTGGTTTACGGGCTACGAGCAGTGGAGCGGGCAACTACTGGACCCGGCATCCTACAACCTGGCGCAGCACGACGCGCTGCTGGGCTACCTGCGGGAAGTGCGGAAGCTGGCGCCGAATACGCTCTACACGGCGGTCAAAGACCTGAAGTCCTTCCTGCGGTTTCTGCGCGACGAGCGGGGCGTGGCGGTGGGCATCGAGCTGCGGAAGCTAGTGGCGAAGCCGGCCGACTCGCCGAAGCTGTACCTGTCGGCGGCGGACCTGCAGGCGCTGGGCGCCGCGATGCTGCCGGCCAATCTGGTGGCCACGCGGGACGTGTTTCTGTTTTGCTGCTACACGGGCCTGCGCTACTCCGACGTGGTGGCCCTGCATGCGGGCAACGTGCAGGAGTGGAGCGGCGGGCGGGTGCTGCGGCTGGTGCAGAGCAAGACGCGGGCCGGCGTGAGCATCTACCTGACGGCGGCGGCTGCGGCCATTCTGGACAAGTACGCCGACCCGGAGCGGTTGCGGCTGCTGCCGGTACACCCGAACCAGGTGATGAACAAGTACCTGAAACGGGTAGCGAAGCTGGCCGGCCTGACGGCGGCGGCGGACCTGGTAAGTACGGGGGACGGGGGCATCGTGCGGGCGGCGGTGCCCAAGTGTGAGCTGGTGACCATGCACACGGCCCGGCATACGTTCGCTACGCAAAGCCTGCTGCGCGGCATGCCGGTGGAGGTGCTGCAAAAGGTGCTGGGGCACAAGAAAATCCAGACCACGCTCATCTACGCCAAGATTGTGGAAGACTTCCAGCACCACACTATGCGGCGCATCTGGGAGGGTCAGGGGGCGACGGACAACGCCGGGGCCCTGGACAGCCAGATTTGCGCCGTGGAGCCCTCGGCGGCCTGA
- a CDS encoding DUF4834 family protein, protein MFIKILLIFLVLALVLRFVLPLLMRHLLVGFLQKQARRHGQQLGGAPFGGAAPPPSPGRDAPGQVHIDYVPPTPRRTKDKPTEFKGGEYVDFEEVK, encoded by the coding sequence ATGTTCATCAAGATCCTGCTAATTTTTCTGGTTCTGGCGCTGGTGCTGCGCTTCGTGTTGCCGCTGCTGATGCGGCATCTGCTGGTCGGCTTCCTGCAGAAGCAGGCCCGCCGCCACGGCCAGCAGCTCGGGGGCGCGCCCTTCGGCGGTGCCGCCCCGCCGCCATCGCCCGGCCGCGATGCTCCCGGCCAGGTGCACATCGACTATGTGCCGCCCACGCCCCGCCGTACCAAAGACAAGCCCACTGAGTTCAAAGGCGGTGAGTACGTGGATTTCGAGGAAGTGAAGTAG
- a CDS encoding DUF4230 domain-containing protein produces the protein MSLPLLIRRLLPLLFLLGLGWFLWTKIGPAISELENPLNPTPRVTVTHNTVLQKVESLGRLELVRYQFKDVVEYKKSTYRFLPDAKVALIVAGNAIGCLDLRKVRAQDVVFEGDSVVRVALPAAELCTWQVDHSQSRVFSVENGFFQDAELVDAGYKYAEANVRRAALQSGILAQTEQNAQQIMRPMLETMTGRRVVLTRQMQNPLRPAQR, from the coding sequence ATGTCGCTGCCCCTCCTGATTCGCCGTTTGTTGCCGCTACTGTTTCTGCTGGGGCTGGGCTGGTTTCTCTGGACGAAAATCGGCCCCGCCATCAGCGAGCTGGAAAACCCGCTCAACCCCACGCCCCGCGTTACGGTGACGCACAACACGGTGCTACAAAAGGTGGAAAGCCTGGGCCGGCTGGAGTTGGTGCGCTACCAGTTCAAAGACGTGGTGGAGTACAAAAAGAGCACCTACCGCTTCCTGCCCGACGCCAAAGTGGCCCTCATTGTGGCCGGCAACGCCATCGGCTGCCTGGATCTGCGCAAGGTGCGCGCCCAGGACGTGGTGTTCGAGGGCGACTCGGTGGTGCGGGTGGCACTGCCCGCCGCCGAGCTGTGCACCTGGCAGGTCGACCACAGCCAGAGCCGCGTGTTCAGCGTCGAAAACGGCTTCTTCCAGGATGCCGAACTGGTGGATGCCGGCTACAAGTACGCCGAAGCCAACGTGCGCCGCGCCGCCCTGCAATCGGGCATCCTGGCCCAAACCGAGCAGAACGCCCAGCAGATCATGCGTCCCATGCTCGAAACCATGACCGGCCGCCGCGTGGTGCTCACCCGCCAGATGCAAAATCCGCTGCGGCCGGCGCAACGGTAG
- a CDS encoding FkbM family methyltransferase produces the protein MKALRKLLVRTLGFERYIRFVSGVYLRLVGAGWGRQKYPELFFLQQLIKPGFVCLDIGANLGYYSVALSRLVGPDGQVLAVEPIPDFQAIWQDNVKLSGLDNLTLLPYALGSENTTVQMGTPERNGLLHHGMTKVAASNPHEHYARTYEVPMRVPDDLLAHLPRLDFVKCDVEGFEHVVFANMQATLRRFRPLIQTELNGLDNRRAVVATLAELGYKPFVLSARSELVPCTETQLNSAVTADFYFQPA, from the coding sequence ATGAAAGCACTCCGCAAACTTCTGGTCCGCACGCTTGGCTTCGAGCGCTACATTCGTTTCGTGAGCGGCGTGTACCTGCGGCTGGTGGGCGCGGGCTGGGGCCGGCAGAAATACCCGGAGCTGTTTTTTCTGCAGCAACTCATCAAGCCCGGCTTTGTGTGCCTCGATATCGGCGCGAATCTGGGCTACTACTCGGTGGCGCTGTCGAGGCTGGTGGGGCCCGATGGGCAGGTGCTGGCCGTGGAGCCGATTCCGGATTTTCAGGCCATCTGGCAGGATAACGTGAAGCTCAGCGGCCTCGACAACCTCACGCTGCTGCCCTACGCGCTGGGCAGCGAGAATACCACCGTGCAGATGGGCACGCCCGAGCGCAACGGCCTGCTGCACCACGGCATGACCAAAGTAGCGGCCAGCAATCCTCACGAGCACTACGCCCGCACCTACGAGGTGCCCATGCGCGTGCCCGACGACCTGCTGGCCCACCTGCCGCGCCTCGACTTTGTGAAGTGCGACGTGGAAGGCTTCGAGCACGTGGTGTTTGCCAACATGCAGGCCACGCTGCGCCGCTTCCGGCCCCTCATCCAGACCGAGCTCAACGGCCTCGACAACCGCCGGGCCGTGGTGGCTACCCTGGCCGAGTTGGGCTATAAACCCTTTGTGCTGTCGGCGCGTTCTGAGTTGGTGCCGTGCACCGAAACCCAGCTCAACAGCGCCGTCACGGCCGATTTCTACTTTCAACCCGCCTGA
- a CDS encoding regulatory protein RecX, with protein MNSFEKKKKFYTPAEALQKIAAFCAYQERNQKEVESKLREYGLNEDEAGEIIIRLSREKLLDEERFAKAYVRGHYRTKKWGRRRIVQELKQKGISDYCIKAGLKEIDGDEYYQNLVDVLEKKDRQEKERNPRLRRQKIQLFLTAKGFEQDLIKMALDDLGKAPEEDDDE; from the coding sequence ATGAACTCCTTCGAGAAGAAAAAGAAATTCTACACCCCCGCCGAAGCCCTGCAGAAGATTGCCGCCTTCTGCGCCTACCAGGAGCGCAACCAGAAAGAGGTGGAAAGCAAGCTGCGCGAATACGGCCTCAACGAAGACGAAGCCGGCGAAATCATCATCCGCCTGAGCCGCGAAAAGCTGCTCGATGAAGAGCGTTTTGCCAAGGCCTACGTGCGCGGCCACTACCGCACCAAGAAATGGGGCCGCCGCCGCATTGTGCAGGAGCTGAAGCAAAAAGGCATTTCCGACTACTGCATCAAGGCCGGCCTCAAGGAAATCGACGGTGATGAGTACTACCAGAACCTGGTGGACGTGCTGGAAAAAAAGGACCGCCAGGAAAAGGAGCGCAACCCGCGCCTGCGCCGCCAGAAAATCCAGCTCTTCCTCACGGCCAAAGGCTTCGAGCAGGACCTGATAAAAATGGCGTTGGATGACTTGGGCAAAGCCCCCGAAGAGGACGACGACGAATAG
- a CDS encoding 1-aminocyclopropane-1-carboxylate deaminase/D-cysteine desulfhydrase → MLLELLAEPTAARQNIRLLLLRDDLAHPELPGNKWRKLKYNLQEAQRQGHHTLLTFGGAFSNHIAAVAAAGRLTGLRTIGLIRGEETAPLNPTLARAAADGMALRYLSREAYRRKAEPEFLDEVLRETGPAYVVPEGGSNALALPGCAELVTELQAQTDFDYLAVACGTGSTLAGLLTGLAPHQQAVGVAALKNGGFLRGEIDALTLAATGRIFPTYDLRTDYHLGGYARFSPELLHFIQEFEARHGVLLDPIYTGKLLFGVFDLLRQGYFRPGSTVVAVHTGGLQGWAGFRQRFGARSAWWPAGT, encoded by the coding sequence ATGCTGCTTGAACTGCTTGCCGAACCCACCGCCGCCCGCCAGAACATCCGGCTGCTGCTCCTGCGCGACGACCTCGCGCACCCGGAGCTACCCGGCAACAAGTGGCGCAAGCTGAAATACAACCTGCAGGAAGCCCAGCGACAGGGCCACCACACGCTCCTGACTTTCGGCGGGGCCTTTTCCAACCACATTGCCGCCGTGGCCGCCGCCGGCCGCCTCACCGGCCTGCGCACCATCGGCCTGATTCGGGGCGAGGAAACCGCGCCCCTCAACCCCACCCTGGCCCGCGCCGCCGCCGATGGCATGGCCCTGCGCTACCTCAGCCGCGAAGCTTACCGCCGCAAAGCCGAGCCGGAATTTCTGGACGAAGTACTCCGGGAAACCGGCCCGGCCTACGTGGTGCCAGAGGGCGGCTCCAACGCGCTGGCCCTGCCCGGCTGCGCCGAATTGGTGACGGAGTTGCAGGCACAAACTGACTTCGACTACCTGGCCGTGGCCTGCGGCACGGGCAGCACGCTGGCCGGGCTGCTCACAGGCCTAGCCCCGCACCAGCAGGCTGTGGGCGTCGCGGCCCTGAAAAACGGCGGCTTTCTGCGCGGTGAAATAGACGCCCTCACGCTGGCCGCCACCGGCCGCATCTTCCCCACCTACGACCTGCGCACCGACTACCACCTAGGCGGCTACGCCCGCTTCTCGCCGGAACTGCTGCACTTTATCCAAGAGTTTGAGGCCCGCCACGGCGTGCTCCTGGACCCCATCTACACCGGCAAGCTGCTGTTCGGCGTCTTCGATTTGCTGCGGCAGGGCTATTTCCGGCCGGGCAGCACGGTAGTGGCGGTGCATACCGGCGGCCTGCAGGGCTGGGCCGGTTTCCGGCAGCGGTTCGGAGCCCGCAGCGCGTGGTGGCCGGCCGGGACATAG
- a CDS encoding DMT family transporter: MLSSGARYMLLSTLAFALLNVCVKLLAHLPPLEIIFFRSTLSLLFSYVALRQAAVAPWGQPRSRWHLVSRGTTGALALVLYFYTLQTMPLASAVTIQYLAPIFTSVLGIFLVKEKVRPWQWVFFLLSFGGVLLVKGVDTRITPLYLALGVASAVFSGLSYNAIRRMGGREHPLVIVLYSQLVVVPFSAAYCLLHWTTPLGWQDWGLLLLTGIFTQLSQVYKTKAYQAAPLASISSLDYLGVLYALGLGYTFFGETFGLPSYLGMALVLLGVALNAAYSYRQARQPAPVVEEVAA; the protein is encoded by the coding sequence ATGCTTTCGTCTGGTGCCCGCTACATGCTGCTCAGCACGCTGGCCTTTGCGCTGCTCAATGTGTGCGTGAAGCTGCTGGCCCACCTGCCGCCGCTGGAAATCATTTTTTTCCGCTCCACGCTTTCCCTGCTATTCAGCTACGTGGCATTGCGGCAGGCCGCGGTGGCGCCCTGGGGCCAGCCCCGCAGCCGCTGGCACCTAGTGTCGAGGGGCACTACGGGGGCGCTGGCGCTGGTGCTGTACTTCTACACGCTCCAGACCATGCCGCTGGCCTCGGCCGTCACCATTCAGTACCTGGCACCCATCTTCACCTCGGTGCTGGGCATCTTTCTGGTGAAGGAGAAGGTGCGGCCCTGGCAGTGGGTGTTTTTCCTGCTCTCGTTTGGGGGCGTGCTGCTGGTGAAGGGTGTCGATACGCGCATCACGCCGCTGTATCTGGCCCTGGGCGTGGCGTCGGCCGTGTTTTCGGGTTTGTCTTACAACGCCATCCGGCGCATGGGCGGGCGCGAGCATCCGCTCGTGATTGTGCTATACTCGCAGCTGGTGGTGGTGCCCTTCAGCGCTGCCTACTGCCTGCTACACTGGACCACGCCGCTGGGCTGGCAAGATTGGGGCCTGCTGCTGCTGACGGGCATTTTCACCCAGCTTTCCCAGGTCTACAAAACCAAGGCCTACCAGGCCGCGCCACTGGCCAGCATCAGCAGCCTCGACTACTTGGGCGTGCTCTACGCGCTGGGGCTGGGCTACACGTTTTTCGGCGAAACCTTCGGGCTGCCCTCTTACCTGGGTATGGCGCTGGTGCTGCTGGGCGTGGCCCTGAACGCGGCCTACTCTTACCGGCAGGCCCGGCAGCCCGCTCCGGTAGTAGAAGAAGTAGCCGCGTAG
- a CDS encoding DUF5686 and carboxypeptidase regulatory-like domain-containing protein — MPRFYLFLFLLLFAGAAHGGVVRGRVADAAGAGLAFANVAVRTTTTSTATNEQGSYQLRLPAGQYELVFQYVGYKPRIESVRVAGGDTALTLNVTLEPESYKLREVVVRASDRDPAYAIIQQAQQWRRYHRREVAAFKARAYIKALARFVEVPGKILGLVKIGPDIKPGIFYLSESVSELSFRQPNVVQERMISSRVSGDAKGISFNRAGRGAGLNFYDNVLKSGFSERGFVSPVADGAMLFYKYELEGSSQQGGVLVHKIRVTPRRRTDPVFSSGHIYIVDGTWRIHSVSLDLDKNAQLDYVDNFHIEQLFAPAPGPSDVWVIQSQKITVGFTALGFKGNGYLTAVLSNYRVQPTYPNRPVATALPATPEPADAPVTRETAADIRRQKPQLSGLSRQVRRQAKLAERDTTNLSIGKLKRGEVMLVEKDANERDSSYWDSIRPIPLTEEEQKDYTVKDSTEVVRNSRPYQDSLDRVRNEFSPGNLLTGYFHNNSFRKTSWSVPPAYNLVLYNTVEGTVLNPQVTFRQRTDDRRFHSITPALRYGFSSKLLSPSVSAVWQLHPVRVSQLSGQVGRTIENFDPNSQLTPLINSIYTLLNNRNYAKLYRRDGARLSYQTEVLNGLTLEGTLSYYERRELENTTIDLWRDRPGVAFTPNDPVAEELPGGTSFGRNQALRFVMAATFQPGQRYITRPNGKVNLSSKAPTFTGIWRQGIGGVLGSDVRYTLLEAGIRQTIGLGLLGTSNYRVAAGGFVGQPQLSFMDYRHFSGNRTALAADFSQFQLLDYYRFSTRKSFLEAHFNHHFNGFFLNKIPLLRQLKWQEVVSLNYLTTAQVGHYVELGVGLEHVFKVVRVDFYTGLQSSQRVGTGLRVGVGF; from the coding sequence ATGCCGCGTTTCTACCTGTTTCTATTCCTGTTATTGTTTGCCGGTGCTGCCCACGGCGGCGTAGTCCGGGGCCGTGTGGCGGATGCTGCCGGCGCCGGCCTGGCCTTCGCCAACGTGGCCGTGCGCACCACCACTACCAGCACCGCCACCAACGAGCAGGGCAGCTACCAGCTGCGTTTGCCGGCCGGCCAGTACGAGCTGGTGTTTCAGTACGTAGGCTACAAGCCGCGCATCGAAAGCGTGCGGGTGGCCGGCGGCGACACGGCCCTCACCCTCAACGTGACCCTGGAGCCCGAAAGCTACAAGCTGCGCGAAGTGGTGGTGCGCGCCTCCGACCGCGACCCTGCCTACGCCATCATTCAGCAGGCCCAGCAGTGGCGCCGCTACCACCGTCGCGAGGTGGCCGCCTTCAAGGCCCGCGCCTACATCAAAGCCCTGGCGCGCTTTGTGGAGGTGCCGGGCAAGATTCTGGGCCTCGTCAAGATCGGGCCCGATATCAAGCCGGGTATTTTCTACCTGTCCGAGTCGGTGTCGGAGCTGAGCTTCCGGCAGCCCAACGTGGTGCAGGAACGCATGATTTCCTCGCGCGTGAGCGGCGACGCCAAAGGCATCAGCTTCAACCGGGCCGGCCGCGGCGCGGGCCTCAACTTCTACGACAACGTGCTGAAAAGCGGCTTCTCGGAGCGCGGCTTCGTGTCGCCGGTGGCCGATGGGGCTATGCTGTTCTATAAGTACGAGCTGGAAGGCAGCAGCCAGCAGGGCGGCGTGCTGGTGCACAAAATCCGCGTGACGCCGCGCCGCCGCACCGACCCCGTGTTTTCCTCGGGCCACATCTACATCGTGGATGGCACCTGGCGCATCCATTCCGTGTCGCTGGACCTCGATAAAAACGCTCAGCTGGACTACGTCGACAATTTTCACATCGAGCAGCTGTTTGCGCCCGCGCCCGGCCCGTCGGATGTGTGGGTGATACAGTCGCAGAAGATTACGGTGGGTTTCACGGCCCTCGGCTTTAAAGGCAACGGCTATCTGACGGCCGTGCTCAGCAACTACCGGGTGCAGCCCACCTACCCCAACCGCCCGGTTGCCACGGCCCTGCCCGCCACGCCCGAGCCCGCCGATGCCCCCGTTACGCGCGAAACCGCCGCCGATATCCGGCGCCAGAAGCCGCAGCTCAGTGGCCTGAGCCGCCAGGTGCGCCGCCAAGCCAAGCTGGCCGAGCGCGACACCACCAACCTGAGCATCGGGAAGCTGAAGCGCGGCGAGGTGATGCTGGTGGAAAAAGACGCGAACGAGCGGGATTCCAGCTACTGGGACAGCATCCGCCCGATTCCACTCACTGAGGAAGAGCAGAAAGACTACACCGTGAAGGACAGCACCGAAGTGGTGCGCAACTCCCGCCCCTACCAGGACTCCCTAGACCGGGTGCGCAACGAGTTCAGCCCCGGCAATCTGCTCACGGGCTACTTTCACAACAACAGCTTCCGCAAAACCTCGTGGAGTGTGCCGCCGGCCTATAACCTTGTGCTCTACAACACGGTGGAAGGCACCGTGCTGAACCCGCAGGTTACGTTCCGGCAGCGCACCGACGACCGGCGGTTTCACTCTATCACGCCGGCCCTGCGCTATGGCTTCAGCAGCAAGCTGCTCAGCCCAAGCGTGTCGGCGGTCTGGCAGCTGCATCCTGTGCGCGTGTCCCAGCTCAGCGGGCAGGTGGGCCGCACCATCGAGAACTTCGACCCCAACTCGCAGCTTACGCCGCTCATCAACTCCATTTACACGCTGCTCAACAACCGCAACTACGCCAAGCTCTACCGCCGCGACGGCGCCCGCCTGAGCTACCAGACCGAGGTGCTGAACGGCCTGACGCTGGAAGGCACCCTGAGCTACTACGAGCGCCGGGAGCTGGAAAACACCACCATCGACCTGTGGCGCGACCGGCCCGGCGTGGCCTTCACGCCCAACGATCCGGTGGCCGAGGAACTGCCCGGCGGCACCAGCTTCGGCCGCAACCAGGCCCTCCGCTTCGTGATGGCCGCCACGTTCCAGCCCGGCCAGCGCTACATTACCCGCCCGAATGGCAAGGTCAATCTGAGTTCAAAGGCGCCGACGTTTACGGGCATCTGGCGGCAGGGTATCGGCGGGGTGCTGGGCTCCGATGTGCGCTACACGCTGCTGGAAGCCGGCATACGGCAAACCATCGGGCTGGGCCTGCTGGGCACGAGCAACTACCGGGTGGCAGCCGGCGGCTTCGTGGGCCAGCCGCAGCTTTCGTTCATGGACTACCGCCACTTCAGCGGCAACCGCACCGCCCTGGCCGCCGACTTCAGCCAGTTTCAGTTGCTCGACTACTACCGCTTCAGCACCCGGAAATCGTTTCTGGAAGCGCACTTCAACCACCACTTCAACGGCTTTTTCCTCAACAAAATCCCGCTGCTGCGCCAGCTGAAGTGGCAGGAAGTGGTTTCGCTCAACTACCTGACCACCGCGCAGGTGGGCCACTACGTGGAGCTGGGCGTGGGCCTGGAACACGTTTTCAAAGTAGTCCGCGTGGACTTTTACACCGGCCTGCAGTCAAGCCAGCGCGTGGGCACCGGCCTGCGGGTGGGCGTTGGGTTCTGA
- a CDS encoding YfhO family protein, whose product MTTVFSAPAVAPVAVPLWRRVLPHLAAVLVFLALAVLYFSPIVFDGKTLSQHDIVQFNGGAHEAQLYREATGKEALWTNSMFSGMPTYLISTRFPGDLSIYLQKIFTLGLPAVVANLFLALVCGYVLFVALGLSPVVSGVGAIALGFTSYNLVILAAGHNTKSLALAYAPVVLAGLLVAFRRNKWLGTGLFAVGLAMNIRANHLQITYYLLLLVLVFGVVELVYAAREKRLPDFLSRTALLGVAALLAVGVSFGRLYTTIEYGKFSIRGKSELTTPPPTAPGQPAAAPAGDDGAGGSGLDRDYAFGWSYGVGETITLLVPNFYGGASQTKLSDDSATGQALTGLGVPTGQLSEYLKAMPTYWGDQPVTSGPVYVGAIVCFLFVLGLFVADRRTRLWLLVGTILSIVLAWGKNFETFNYLMFDYFPGYNKFRSVSMALVIAQLAMPLLAVLALARVLRSRAAGLPVAGASTHPSLAALAGKTTTDAPETADLKRKLLLAGGITAGICVLALLIGMGADFSSPIDAQLQQQGFPLDALRQDRASLLRSDVFRSIIFIALAFGALWFYLQRKVSAGMAAALVGLLTLVDLWGVDKRYLNDNNFQRETIAQQFVPTAADQQILQDKDKSYRVLNTANPFNEANTSYFHKSIGGYHGAKLRRYQDLIDRQISQNNTQVLSMLNTRYVILPAQPGQQGQPGQPEQVQRNPGALGNAWFINEIQKVQTPDQEIAALSNLSVATAAVVDVAKFPLAKTSFSAPGSTITLTDYSPDALKYRATATADAFAVFSEIYYADGWNAYLDGKLVPHVRANYVLRAMPVPAGTHTIEFKFEPTEYAIGNTVSLVSSVLLIVVLLGLVVYTVRQPADQNEAAFV is encoded by the coding sequence ATGACGACTGTTTTCTCTGCGCCGGCCGTGGCGCCTGTTGCGGTGCCGCTGTGGCGGCGGGTGCTGCCCCACCTGGCGGCGGTGCTGGTGTTTCTGGCGTTGGCCGTGCTCTACTTCTCCCCCATCGTGTTCGATGGCAAGACGCTCAGCCAGCACGACATCGTGCAGTTCAACGGCGGCGCCCACGAGGCGCAGCTCTACCGCGAAGCCACCGGCAAGGAGGCCCTCTGGACCAACTCCATGTTCTCGGGGATGCCGACTTACCTGATCAGCACGCGCTTCCCCGGCGATTTGAGCATCTACCTGCAGAAGATTTTCACGCTGGGGCTGCCGGCGGTGGTGGCCAACCTGTTTCTGGCGCTGGTGTGCGGCTACGTGCTGTTTGTGGCACTGGGCCTCTCGCCGGTGGTGAGCGGCGTGGGCGCCATTGCTCTGGGCTTCACCAGCTACAACCTCGTGATTCTGGCCGCCGGCCACAACACCAAGAGCCTGGCTTTGGCCTACGCGCCGGTGGTGCTGGCGGGGCTGCTGGTGGCGTTCCGGCGCAATAAGTGGCTGGGCACCGGCCTGTTTGCGGTGGGTCTGGCTATGAACATCCGCGCCAACCACTTGCAAATCACCTACTACCTGCTGCTGCTGGTGCTGGTGTTTGGGGTGGTGGAGCTGGTGTACGCCGCCCGCGAAAAGCGCCTGCCCGACTTCCTGAGCCGTACGGCCCTGCTGGGCGTGGCCGCGCTGCTGGCCGTGGGCGTGAGCTTCGGCCGCCTCTACACCACTATCGAATATGGCAAATTCAGCATCCGTGGCAAGTCAGAACTGACGACGCCCCCGCCCACCGCGCCCGGCCAGCCCGCTGCCGCGCCAGCCGGCGACGACGGTGCCGGCGGCTCCGGCCTCGACCGGGACTACGCCTTCGGATGGAGCTACGGCGTGGGCGAAACCATCACGCTGCTGGTGCCCAACTTCTACGGCGGCGCCTCCCAAACCAAGCTTTCTGATGATTCGGCCACCGGCCAGGCCCTGACCGGGCTAGGCGTGCCCACCGGGCAGCTGTCGGAGTACCTCAAGGCCATGCCCACCTACTGGGGCGACCAGCCCGTGACCAGCGGGCCGGTGTACGTGGGCGCCATCGTGTGCTTCCTGTTTGTGCTGGGCTTGTTTGTGGCCGACCGCCGCACGCGCCTGTGGCTGCTCGTGGGTACCATTCTGTCCATCGTGCTGGCCTGGGGCAAGAACTTCGAGACGTTCAACTACCTGATGTTCGACTACTTCCCGGGCTACAACAAGTTCCGCTCGGTGAGCATGGCCCTGGTGATTGCGCAGCTGGCCATGCCGCTACTGGCCGTACTGGCGCTGGCCCGCGTACTGCGGAGCCGTGCTGCCGGCCTGCCGGTGGCTGGGGCTAGCACCCACCCCAGCCTAGCTGCACTAGCTGGCAAAACCACCACTGACGCGCCCGAAACTGCCGACCTCAAGCGCAAGCTGCTGCTAGCCGGCGGTATTACGGCAGGCATTTGCGTGTTGGCGTTGCTGATTGGAATGGGAGCCGATTTCTCGTCGCCGATTGATGCGCAGCTGCAGCAGCAGGGCTTCCCGCTGGACGCGCTGCGCCAGGACCGCGCCTCACTGCTGCGCTCCGACGTGTTCCGCTCCATCATCTTCATTGCCCTGGCTTTTGGGGCGCTGTGGTTTTACCTGCAGCGCAAGGTGTCGGCCGGGATGGCGGCGGCGCTGGTGGGCTTGCTGACGCTGGTAGACCTGTGGGGCGTGGATAAGCGCTACCTCAACGACAACAACTTCCAGCGCGAAACCATCGCCCAGCAGTTCGTACCCACGGCCGCCGACCAGCAGATTCTGCAGGATAAGGACAAGAGCTACCGGGTGCTGAACACGGCCAATCCCTTCAACGAAGCCAACACCTCGTACTTCCACAAGAGCATCGGGGGCTACCACGGCGCCAAGCTGCGCCGCTACCAGGATTTGATTGACCGGCAGATTTCGCAGAACAACACCCAGGTGCTGAGCATGCTGAACACGCGCTACGTGATTCTGCCGGCCCAGCCCGGCCAGCAGGGCCAGCCCGGCCAGCCTGAGCAGGTGCAGCGCAACCCCGGCGCGCTGGGCAACGCGTGGTTTATCAACGAAATCCAGAAGGTGCAGACGCCCGACCAGGAAATTGCGGCCCTCAGCAACCTGAGCGTGGCTACCGCCGCCGTGGTGGACGTAGCCAAGTTCCCGCTCGCCAAAACCAGCTTCAGCGCGCCCGGCTCCACCATCACCCTCACCGACTACTCGCCCGACGCCCTGAAATACCGCGCCACGGCCACCGCCGATGCCTTTGCGGTGTTCTCGGAAATCTACTACGCCGACGGCTGGAACGCCTACCTCGACGGCAAGCTGGTGCCTCACGTGCGGGCCAACTACGTGCTGCGCGCCATGCCCGTGCCGGCCGGCACCCACACCATCGAGTTCAAGTTTGAGCCTACCGAATACGCCATCGGTAACACCGTGTCGCTGGTGTCGTCGGTGCTGCTGATTGTGGTGCTGCTGGGTTTGGTGGTGTACACCGTGCGTCAGCCAGCCGACCAGAACGAAGCGGCTTTTGTGTAA